The stretch of DNA gccaaaatcacccgaacagtccacgggaagggtcagcgtgctgagtccaaggaccaacgtgttgatatgtgtactgatggacatatCATGAGAGGTTGGGTGGTACAACATTCATGAACAAGTATTTTGGAGGGAGAAAGGTAACATACGCTGACCTGGAGAAGCAGATGTTGGCAATGAAATCAAAGCCATCTGAGGATCGTAAGAAGATGGCCGTTCTGTTCTTCTTAGCCAGCATCCTTGTCGGAGGCCGAAAGAGTGGTGAGGGAGCATCACCTGTGGACAGTTTCTTCCTGCGTGTTGTTGATGACCTAGATGCGTGTGTAACGTTCCCTTGGGGGCGGTATGCATTCGAACATAACTTGAAGGATGTCTCTAGCTTTTTGGAGAAATGCGACGGGGTTGCGCCGACGAGTTGGGTTTTTACAAGCTTTCCTATCCCTCTGAAGGTATTCTCAAGCTCCCTTCAACATAGTTGTTTAATTGATGTTAATGTCTTTTTGTTGTGTGTTGGTAGTTGTTGGCCTTTGAGGCAATTCCAAGCTTGAGGAACCATTTCTGAGAAGATGTGTATGGTGCAAGCAGAGGTTGCCCGCGGATGTGCAAGATGCAGTACAAACGGAAAAGTGGAACCAAGGAATTCAGTCTTAAAGCTGTGAACGATAAACTTGGTAATAATACAAAGGTAATTGATGTTTTATGTGTAGTCGAATTGAGGAGAAGGGACTTATGAGACTTATGAAAACTTGGTGAAACTAAGGTAATTAGTCTTTTTGTGTTTTTACCACAGGATATTGAGAGTATCTTGGTAGCAACAACAGCTGAGGAGGAACTTCTGGAAACCATAGGAATGGACAAGGAGAGTTGTTGGCCGATGACGCCGATGATGCAGCAGTTGATCGTTGGAGGAAGATAATACGGAAAGGGAAGAAACAAGTTTTCTTTGAAGAACAGTTCCGCATGGATTTTGAGTCTCGCACAGGTCAGATTGAAGGTCCCACCAATCCTATCGGAGGACCATCGAATAATGCACAATCTGGTCAGGTTCATGCATATTCGGTGGAGGCTACTGGAGCTACTCCTGGAGCTGAGGCTTTAAAAGCGATGGAAGGTCGGCTTATGAATGCAGTCCGAGATGCAGTTCGAGATGCTATGAAGGGAGTGAAGGAAAAAGTCACTTCATTGTCTACGCAGCTAGGTCTTCTAGAAGAGGAGGTGAAAAGTCTTAGGTTGAGTGTTCCCGGAAGTGACAATCCGGCGGTCCAAGATGATGGTGATGGTAGTGACAATAGCGAGTCGGAAGAAGAGGATGGAGATGTGGGTGGGGATAAGGAGTCGGAGGAAGAGGATGGTGGTGACAATAACGAGCCAGACGAAGAGGATGGTGGTGACAATAACGAGCCAGACGAAGAGGATGGTAGTGACAATGATGTTGAAGATGCCATTCTCGATATTTCAAAGGATGTGCAGAGGGAATATGGTGATGTTGacatggatgatgatgatgcggaGATGTATGCACATGCTGTGGAGACCGAGAAAAAATTAAAGACTAAGGCAGCAGAGTCTATAAACACGAAAAAAAGAGGTCGAGAAAAGATGATGGCAAAGAAGCAGTTCCTGTGAAAAAGGTTAAGGTGGACCGTGGTGATACTGTGAGGAGTCCCATTCAGCTAAGAAGCAGGGCAGCAGAGAAGAGCAGCAAAGGTGAAAAGAAGCAGAAGGCAGCTGCTGAGAAGAAGGCAGCTGCAGCAGCTAAGAAGAAGGCAGCTGCTGAGAAGGAGGCAGCAGCTGAGAAGGAGGCAGCAGCTGAGAAGGAGGCAGCAGCTGAAAAGGAGGCAGCAGCTGAAAAGGAGGCAGCTAA from Brassica rapa cultivar Chiifu-401-42 unplaced genomic scaffold, CAAS_Brap_v3.01 Scaffold0112, whole genome shotgun sequence encodes:
- the LOC117129745 gene encoding uncharacterized protein At3g43530-like → MNKYFGGRKVTYADLEKQMLAMKSKPSEDRKKMAVLFFLASILVGGRKSGEGASPVDSFFLRVVDDLDACVTFPWGRYAFEHNLKDVSSFLEKCDGVAPTSWVFTSFPIPLKLLAFEAIPSLRNHF
- the LOC117129746 gene encoding tol-Pal system protein TolA-like; the encoded protein is MDFESRTGQIEGPTNPIGGPSNNAQSGQVHAYSVEATGATPGAEALKAMEGRLMNAVRDAVRDAMKGVKEKVTSLSTQLGLLEEEVKSLRLSVPGSDNPAVQDDGDGSDNSESEEEDGDVGGDKESEEEDGGDNNEPDEEDGGDNNEPDEEDGSDNDVEDAILDISKDVQREYGDVDMDDDDAEMSRKDDGKEAVPVKKVKVDRGDTVRSPIQLRSRAAEKSSKGEKKQKAAAEKKAAAAAKKKAAAEKEAAAEKEAAAEKEAAAEKEAAAEKEAAKKKAAAKKTKKVGKKTE